The Tepidanaerobacter syntrophicus genome includes the window ACAGGGGCAAAAAATGCACGAGTAGTAGCTGAAAAAACCTTGGAAGAAGTCAGAGATGCTATGAAAATGCTATAAAATTTAATAGGTGGAGACTATGGCTTTAAATGTTAAAACAGAAGTTTTTGAAGGGCCATTTGATGTTCTTTTTCATTTGATAGAAAAAAATAGAATAGATATTTACGATATACCTATAGCAGATTTAACTGAGCAATATTTAGAGTTTATAAAGGATATGGATAGGGACAAGCTTGATTCGGCCAGCGAATTTTTGGTAATGGCAGCAACGCTTCTCAGTATTAAATCAAAAATGATTCTACCATTACAGACTCAAAATAAAGGCATCGATGCGATAAGTGCCGATGAGGCGGCCGAATCAGCTGACCCAAGGGAAGATTTAGTCAACAGGCTAGTTGAATACAAACAGTTTAAGGAGATATCGGCTGCCTTAAAATCTGCAGAAAAAGAACAAAGGCTTGTAATGAAAAAATCTCCGGAAGATTTATCGCCTATCTTTAAGGATAATTTTTCAATGCCTGATATTAGTTTAAATGAATTAAAATCAAAATTCCTTTTAGTTGCTCAAAAAAACAAACGCGGCGAGGAAAAGATTACAAGAATATCAAAAGACCCACTGCCTGTTTCGCGCAAAATATCAGAAATCTACAGAATTCTAAAACGTGTAAAATCTAGAATATATTTTGATGCCTCATTTTACAAAAATGCAGCAAAGACTGAAATCGTAGTAACGTTCTTGGCTATTTTAGAGTTAGTAAGAATGAACCGTATTTTAGCTATTCAAAATAGGCAATTCGACAAAGTTGTTGTAAGATACAGGGAGGATAAAACTAATGAATATCGATGAAGCCATGGGCATAATCGAAGGTATCTTATTTGCTTCAGGAGATCCTGTGAGCATGAAAGACATAGTCAAAGCGACAGATCTGACTGAAGAGGATATAATGAAATGCGTCAATCGCTTAGAGCAAATTTATAGCAAATCCTCTCATGGCATTACAATTTCTAAGGTTGGCGAAAACTTAAGACTTACAACAAAGCCAGAGATATTTCCATATTTAGAGGCTGTATTTGCGCCAAAAGCAAAGGCTCAGCTTTCTGAAGCAGCACTGGAGACTCTGGCTATTATAATGTTTAAGCAGCCTATAACACGAGCTGAAATAGAAGCTATAAGAGGTGTAAATACAGAAAAGGCTCTTGTAACCTTACAGGAGCGGAACCTTATATTTGAAAAAGATAGACTAAATGTTCCGGGAAGACCTATACTCTACGCAACAACTGATTATTGCATGGAGTACTTTGGCTTGGAAAGTATAGATGATGTAAAAAAAGCAGTTGAAAATACTTTGCAAAAAAAAAGAATAAAAAATTTAATTTAAAAGAAGGATTTTCCGAAATAATGTCGAATCTATATAATATAGAATAGCTCATCAATGATGAGGAGGTTAAAATTAAAAAATGGGAGATCCTTATAAGGATAAAATGTTTAAGTCAAATCCATATGCCAAGAAAAAACCCTTAAAGGGAAATCTTGTTGTGGTGCTAGACGGAAAATATGAAAACCGCGGCCTAAATCTTATTCAACAGCCATCAAGATGTCTTGCCGCAAATGACGTGCATGAAATGATTTTAACAGATGAAGACAAGAAACCCGGAGAAGTAGTAAATAAAATTGCATACATAGGTTTTTTTGCCGTTAAGGAAAGTGCAGTCATTGTTGCAGGTGACGAAGTTAAAATTAACGGAGAGATCATCGGGAAGATTGCAGGATTTGATGAGACGCACATGCCTAACCATTACAATATCGTAATATATGGCAAGGATCGCATTTCCGGAAATGAAAGAAATCTTAACCTTGATGATGAAGTTATCATTGGTTAGTTTTTAACAACATTGTTTTAATCTTTGAAAGGAGGTGTATTGAATGTCTTTTGAAAAAAAATTGCAGGAAATGGGAATTACCTTACCTGAGCCACCGAAACCCGTAGCAGCATATGTTCCCGGCGTTAAAGTCGACAAATATATTTATACTGCCGGCCAGATACCTTTTGTAGGCGGCGAACTGAAGTACAAGGGCAAAGCTGGTAAAGAGGTATCGGTTGAAGAAGCTTATGAAGCGGCAAAGATATGTGCATTAAACTGCCTAAGTATTGTTAAGTCTTTGGCAGGCAGCCTTGATAATGTGGAAAAAGTAGTTAAAGTAGTTGGGTTTGTAAATAGTGCAGATGGATTCAACCAGCAGCCAAAAGTTATAAACGGTGCTTCTGAATTGATAGGCGAGATTTTCGGAGAAGCAGGAGCTCATGCTCGTTCAGCTGTTGGCGTAAATCAGCTCCCTATGGATGCTACTTGCGAAGTTGAGCTTATAGTAAAGTTAAAATAATTTTTAGGAGGATTTAGAATGGCTAAATTTACAAAGAAATTTGAGATGTATAAATCTTTACAGGCAAATATCCAAAATATTTACGCCGATGCTAGAAAAGCAGCTGACGAAATAGGCATTCCTGCAGAACTAAGAGGAAAGTTTGGGCTTACAGGTGCTGTTTCAGGATGCCCCAGTCCTTTGACAAAAAAAGTAAGAGAAGCAATGGACAAAGGTGCAACCGAAGTTATTCCTTTGGCTACATTGGTAGATCAAATAAGAGGCTTAGTTAAAGATGTATATGGTGATGATTATGACGCAGCGCCTATAAATACTTGTGAAGCCGGACTGTGGGTTACATTTGACGCATTATTTACTACTCCTATGCAAGGCCGCGGCGATGGTTATCAAGCCCGCTACATCATTCCTTATGAGAAACATTTACACCACCATGGTGGATACGGAAGACCTTTCCCCGGCAGATTTAAAGATATTTTAGCAGACAGAGGCGCAACCGCCGGTGAACTAGGCTTTTACGGAAAAAGACAAAATAATCTAAGTGTATACATCGCACCTTTGGTAGGTGCAGATTACTCAGTGCATGGCATTAAGTATCATCCCGCAATTCAGCTTACAAAGGTTGATCCTGAAGCTTCCGCTAAGAAGATTAAGACGATAGCTGAAAGACAGGCTTCAATGCTTACAGGTATCACATCTCTTGCATATGATACTCCGGGCTATGGATATGGCGTAAAAGATAGCGACGGTGTGCCTGTGCTCCAGAAGCGTTTGGCAGAGATAGCCAAAGATTTTGATGTGCCATATGTAGTCGATAATGCATGGGGAGTTCCGTTTATTGGTCATGATATCAGAAAGAGCGGCGCTGATGTAATTATCTACAGTATGGATAAGGCAAGCGAATCACCAACAGGCGGCCTTATCATAGGTAAGGAAGAGTTTATGGTACCTATTCGCAGAGCTCTTGGTATGCACGGTGACAGATATGGAACCACAGCATCATATGGCAAAGCAGCATATGTTACAAATGATCCTGGCAAAGAAGCAATGTTGGGCATGATAGCTGCACTAAAAGAAATAATAGATAATCCGGACGAGCTAAAGAAACCGGTAGACGATATGTACAAGATAGTTAAAGAAGAATTTGACCAGATACATCCTAAGATTCGTAAAGGCTTAATAATATCAAAATCCTACAATTCAAGAGCAATTGAAGTCAACTACGAAAATACTTGGAATGACGGCGAGCTTGGACTGCCGATATTCTCAATAGAAGATATGTATGCCGGCACTCAACTGCTGCAGACAGGTCTTTCTCAGATGGGCGTAATTCCTACAGTTGCATATGATGCCAATATAATGATTTCTCCCGGCCTTGGAACAACCGATGAGAAGGGTCAAATTATTGAGAGCAACTTCAGATATGCTGTAAAAGCCCAGGTTAAGCTCATGGAGATCGTTGCAAAATACAGCGGTTTCATCGACTAATTTAAAAAGAAGTAAAACTTTAAAGGTAATGCTAAATTTTTAGCATTACCTTTAAAGGCTAAATAATTTTTTATAAATAAGGGAGGTTTGTAAGTATGCCAAAAGTAGTTGTTATTGGTGGTGGCTGGTCTGGTTCAGGTGCTGCTTTGGCAGCAAAAAAAGCAGGTGCTGATGTAGTGCTTCTTGAAAGAGCTGATATGCTCTTAGGCACTGGCCTTGTGGGCGGAATCATGAGAAATAATGGAAGATATACAGCAGCTGAAGAAATGATAGCAATGGGCGGCGGCGAACTGTTCCAGTTGATGGACAAGGTTTCTCGACATAGAAATATTGAGTTTCCGGGACACAAGCATGCATCTTTATATGATGTGGCATTAGCCGAACCTGCGGTAAAGAAAGCGCTAATAGATGCCGGTATTGAAGTTCATACCGAAAGCAGGGTAACTGATGTAGAAGCTGACGGCAACAAAATTTTAGCTGTTGTAACTGATGATGGAAGAAAATATGAAGGCGATGTTTTTGTTGAGTGTACAGGTACTGCCGGTCCTCAAGTAAACTGCACAAAATACGGCAATGGCTGTGCCATGTGCATATACAGGTGCCATAGCTACGGAGGAAGAGTCAGTGTTGCAGCTAAAATGGGCGTAAAGGAAATGATGGCAAAGAAGGCCGACGGCACATATGGTGCAATGAGCGGATCGTGTAAACTCTTAAAAGAGTCGCTTTCAAAGGAGATCGTCGACAAGTTAAATAGTACAGGCGTTGCAGTTATACCGGTACCGGAACATGCTAGAGAAGATGCAAAAATCCTTACAAAAAAGGCATGCCAGCAATATGCACTCAATGAATATGTAGAAAATGTAATTTTACTTGACACAGGCCATGCAAAACTAATGACACCTTTCTTCCCCCTTGATAACTTACGGCAAATTCCCGGCTTTGAAAATGCTCGCTACGAGGATCCATATGCAGGAAACCTGGGAAATTCAATAAGATATATGGCAATGTCGCCCAGAGATAATCATCTAAAGACAGAAGGCGTAGAAAATCTCTTCTGCGGCGGAGAAAAAGCAGGACCATTAGTAGGCCATACAGAAGCTATTTGCACAGGCACTTTAGCAGGAGCTAACGCAGTTCGTTGGGCAGTAGGCAAGGAGTTGCTGGAGATCCCGACAGAACTTGCCGTAGGTGATGCCATAGCTTATGTTAAGGAACAAATGAAGACTGAGGAAGGCATATCCAAGAAATATACTTTTTCAGGCTCTGTGTATTTTGAACGGATGAAACAACTGGGTTCTTATACAATAGATATAGATGCAATTAAAGATAGGGTAGAAAAAGCAGGAATGACAAATATTTTCAATCAAAAGATCATATAAAGCTTATAAACCATTATCAACGTTTACTCAACACTAAAGGAGTCATTTTGCATGACTCCTTTATTTTAAAGAATTTGTATTAAATGTAGAAATTAAAGATAAGTAGTGTTATGCTAATAGAAGTAAATTTAATTTTTGCAAAAGCAAGCGGAGGGTTAAAATGCTACACGAAAAGCAGCGATTGCTGTTTTTTATATTAAAAATTATCGATAATTCAAAAGAAACTCCAGTAGGGTCAGGCTATATACGCAATATGCTAAAATTGCAAGGGTTTGACGTAAGTGAAGCCACTATCGGCAGAATGCTAAAAGAAATGGACTTTGAAGGATATACTGAAAAGATTGGATTTAAGGGACGCAATTTAACGCCAAAAGGCAAGGAAAAGCTAGAGGAACTCGAACACGAAAATACAATCAACCGATATGGGAAAGAGTTAATGAAAGCGATAAAAGGAACAGGCAAACAAGAACTTATTGATATGCTTATTGCGCGAAAGGCGATAGAAAGTCAGCTTGCAAAGCTTGCTGCAATGTATGCTACCTATGATGAAATTGAAAAAATGAAAAAGGTTATTGAAAGGCAGCGCGTTCACGTAGAAGAAGGAGTTTCTATAGCTGAAGATGATGTGGAATTTCATAAACTTATAGCCAAGGCTGCAAGAAATAAAGTTTTGGATGCCGCGATGGATCTCATAAGACAGCACGGCCAGCTTTCACCTATGTTAGAGTATATAAGAAAAGAAGTAAAAGGTTCGGTGCTTTTAGAGCATGAAAATATTTTTAAGGCTATTGCCGCAAGAAAACCTGCTCAAGCAGAAAAAGCTATGATACGCCATATTGAAAGACTTGAAAATGATGTTAGAAAGTACTGGGAAAATTTTTATGAGGAAAATAGTCAAACCGGTAATAGCGATATCGTTTAGTAAAAGACGATTAGGAGGGTTAAAATGCCTGATGTTTTAAAAAAAGTTATGGATGCTGTTGATATAGAAACTTATTTAGTATGCAAAGATGAAGATGAGGCAGAAAAACTAACCTTTACTTTAATGGAGCAATTGGGCTTTAAAGATGTATCAATTGTTTTTCTTCAACACCAGGGACCGGGAGCAAGGGTTAGGGCACGGGGATATGTTTATAAGCCCGGTGACCGCTATGGATGGCTTTCGGATGAGACTTGTTAGGGAGGGCAAATCAACATGGAAAATGAATTTGTAAAAAAGAAAGTACTTTTAGCACCCCTTGATCCAGTGCACGATATTGGCCTTAAGATGATAAAAAGAGGATTAGAGAAAAGAGGCCATGAAACTATACTTTTGCCACCAGATTATTCTGCTGAAGAAATAATAAAGACGATAATAGATAAAAATGTTGATGTAGTTCTTGTCAGCCGCACAATTGGTTACGGCGTTGCGGAAATATTAGGAAAATTCATTGACTTAGCTGAAGCTGCAGGAATCAGAGATAAAGTGCGCATAGGCATAGGTGGCATGGCGATACGACCGGAACTTGCTGCAGAACTTGGATTTGATGCCGGCTTTGGTCCCGGTACCACAGTTGAAGAAGCTATTGCTTTTGTGGAAGGAAGGGAATATGTTCCGGCAGAAGGAAAAAATGCAAAGGTTAAAAAAGATATAACAAAAGGATATGACTATGAATTCCACAATAAACGTATTGAGAAATTACTTGACTCAATTGTAGATGCCATCCTTTCTTATGTAAGCGATAAAACCAGTCCCGCCGTTTTAAGGGCGCAAATTAGAAGGCAAATGTTAGAATCTAGCGATGAGAGTGAAATACAGAGTCTCAGAAAGGATTACGCAGCTTTGTGCGATGATACGATAAAATCCTTTTATGAGGCCGGAAAATATCGCCAAAAAACTCGCCCCATGACAGAAGATGAGATAAATTCACTTACAAGATATGTGGATTCGGTAAACGAACGGATGAAACCTCTTAATTTGCAGCACACCGGAAAAAATCCCGTAGTTTTTATTCAATATGGCACAGGGTGTCCCTTCATGGATATTGCTCATATTAAGTCATGTGAAGCATGGGGAGCTGATGGAGCAGTCCATTTTGACCCGTCTTGGGGAGCTAGAGCCGAGGGATTTTTGGAAGGCTATATAACTCATGAAGAAGATGGTTCTGTAATAACATATGAGAACCTTAAAAGCATAAAAAATTCGCTGCTGCCAAGCACACTTTGGCAAGTAAGGGCTCACCGAGGCTTAAATACCCCCGAAACTGTCCTGCTCGCGGGCAAAATTGGCGCTGATCTTACAAAAATAA containing:
- a CDS encoding segregation and condensation protein A, whose protein sequence is MALNVKTEVFEGPFDVLFHLIEKNRIDIYDIPIADLTEQYLEFIKDMDRDKLDSASEFLVMAATLLSIKSKMILPLQTQNKGIDAISADEAAESADPREDLVNRLVEYKQFKEISAALKSAEKEQRLVMKKSPEDLSPIFKDNFSMPDISLNELKSKFLLVAQKNKRGEEKITRISKDPLPVSRKISEIYRILKRVKSRIYFDASFYKNAAKTEIVVTFLAILELVRMNRILAIQNRQFDKVVVRYREDKTNEYR
- the scpB gene encoding SMC-Scp complex subunit ScpB, which codes for MNIDEAMGIIEGILFASGDPVSMKDIVKATDLTEEDIMKCVNRLEQIYSKSSHGITISKVGENLRLTTKPEIFPYLEAVFAPKAKAQLSEAALETLAIIMFKQPITRAEIEAIRGVNTEKALVTLQERNLIFEKDRLNVPGRPILYATTDYCMEYFGLESIDDVKKAVENTLQKKRIKNLI
- a CDS encoding DUF6917 domain-containing protein, which translates into the protein MGDPYKDKMFKSNPYAKKKPLKGNLVVVLDGKYENRGLNLIQQPSRCLAANDVHEMILTDEDKKPGEVVNKIAYIGFFAVKESAVIVAGDEVKINGEIIGKIAGFDETHMPNHYNIVIYGKDRISGNERNLNLDDEVIIG
- a CDS encoding RidA family protein; protein product: MSFEKKLQEMGITLPEPPKPVAAYVPGVKVDKYIYTAGQIPFVGGELKYKGKAGKEVSVEEAYEAAKICALNCLSIVKSLAGSLDNVEKVVKVVGFVNSADGFNQQPKVINGASELIGEIFGEAGAHARSAVGVNQLPMDATCEVELIVKLK
- a CDS encoding FAD-dependent oxidoreductase, which produces MPKVVVIGGGWSGSGAALAAKKAGADVVLLERADMLLGTGLVGGIMRNNGRYTAAEEMIAMGGGELFQLMDKVSRHRNIEFPGHKHASLYDVALAEPAVKKALIDAGIEVHTESRVTDVEADGNKILAVVTDDGRKYEGDVFVECTGTAGPQVNCTKYGNGCAMCIYRCHSYGGRVSVAAKMGVKEMMAKKADGTYGAMSGSCKLLKESLSKEIVDKLNSTGVAVIPVPEHAREDAKILTKKACQQYALNEYVENVILLDTGHAKLMTPFFPLDNLRQIPGFENARYEDPYAGNLGNSIRYMAMSPRDNHLKTEGVENLFCGGEKAGPLVGHTEAICTGTLAGANAVRWAVGKELLEIPTELAVGDAIAYVKEQMKTEEGISKKYTFSGSVYFERMKQLGSYTIDIDAIKDRVEKAGMTNIFNQKII
- a CDS encoding FCD domain-containing protein: MLHEKQRLLFFILKIIDNSKETPVGSGYIRNMLKLQGFDVSEATIGRMLKEMDFEGYTEKIGFKGRNLTPKGKEKLEELEHENTINRYGKELMKAIKGTGKQELIDMLIARKAIESQLAKLAAMYATYDEIEKMKKVIERQRVHVEEGVSIAEDDVEFHKLIAKAARNKVLDAAMDLIRQHGQLSPMLEYIRKEVKGSVLLEHENIFKAIAARKPAQAEKAMIRHIERLENDVRKYWENFYEENSQTGNSDIV
- a CDS encoding cobalamin B12-binding domain-containing protein → MENEFVKKKVLLAPLDPVHDIGLKMIKRGLEKRGHETILLPPDYSAEEIIKTIIDKNVDVVLVSRTIGYGVAEILGKFIDLAEAAGIRDKVRIGIGGMAIRPELAAELGFDAGFGPGTTVEEAIAFVEGREYVPAEGKNAKVKKDITKGYDYEFHNKRIEKLLDSIVDAILSYVSDKTSPAVLRAQIRRQMLESSDESEIQSLRKDYAALCDDTIKSFYEAGKYRQKTRPMTEDEINSLTRYVDSVNERMKPLNLQHTGKNPVVFIQYGTGCPFMDIAHIKSCEAWGADGAVHFDPSWGARAEGFLEGYITHEEDGSVITYENLKSIKNSLLPSTLWQVRAHRGLNTPETVLLAGKIGADLTKINIAYGSLGGGTDPERLTVDAVEAIKYAAEFNMPFDVVTNEELCGVPAYKAFAGMLIVSKLGLRLGGKPILQPLFCYSPEVMISGQMEDNYVDFNAAKIYCLRNIVNAPIWCGAPIGFLTQTEDRVQSSLMTALHASLASSLGVDGISIASSDEAFSGGPITAPARIDTLRATQASFRFFGQSNIIPTDNAKKWAADIEEGIEKTLELVEKNGNFVDALYKGLLGSREDGAYPGRAGRNSVTKK